Genomic window (Terriglobales bacterium):
CCGGCCTGGGCGTCTCCGGGAAGCCCAGGAACTCGGCCACGCCGGCCCGCAGCAGGTTGCGGTCCACCACCGCCATGCGCTCCATGCGCCAGTGCTCGGCGTGCTGCTCGATGAGTGCGTCGATCTCCGCCGCGCGTTCGAGGGCGACCGAGAAGAGTTCGTCCGCGAAGCTGCGCGTCGCGGCCTCCACCGACGCGCGCTCCGCCCAGAACGTCCGCTGGACCTCTTCTGCCGGCTGCCGGCCCAGGTCCGCCTGGAACAGCATCTGCAGCGCCAGCTCCCGCGATTTGCGACGCGTCCCCATGCGGTTCGCCGGCCTCTCAGGAGTGCTTCTTGTGATGTTTGTCTGTGACCTTGTGGGTCACTCGTTCCAGGTCGCTCAGGCGGAGCTTGGCGCGGCGCTCGCGCGGCGACGGATCGCGGCGCTCGTGCCCGTGCGCGGAAG
Coding sequences:
- the nusB gene encoding transcription antitermination factor NusB — its product is MGTRRKSRELALQMLFQADLGRQPAEEVQRTFWAERASVEAATRSFADELFSVALERAAEIDALIEQHAEHWRMERMAVVDRNLLRAGVAEFLGFPETPRPVIINESLEVARKFSGPESVHFINGVLDGIAHALADSGSGTAPARERKKKA